CATGGATTGGGCTGAAGCGTCCTGGCGAGGTGCGGGAAGCGCGCCATAGGCGATGCAGATGTTTTTCGGCTCGGTGAAGAAGTGCAGCGCCTCGCTGCCCCCCTCGCGACCGACCCCGGATTGCTTGACGCCGCCGAACGGCGTGCGCAGGTCGCGCAACAGCCAGCAGTTGATCCAGACGATGCCGAATTCGAGCTGGCCGGCCATGCGATGCGCGCGCGACAGGTCCTGCGTCCACAGCGAGGCGGCCAGGCCGTAGCGGCTGTCGTTGGCGATCGCCAGCGCCTCGGCTTCATCCTCGAAGGGAATCAGGCACACCACCGGGCCGAAGATTTCCTGCTGGTTGGTCTGCGCCGCCGAAGGCAGGCCTTCGATCACCGTCGGGGCGATGAACCAGCCATCGGCGCAGCGCCCGGGCAGGGTGAGCGCGCCGCCGCCGCAAAGGACCTGGCCGCCTTCGTGGCGGGCCTGTTCGATGCAGCCCAGCACCTTGTCGTAGTGCGCTTGCGAAACCATCGCGCCGAGGTCGCTGTCGGCCGCATCCGGATCGCCCACGCGCAACGCCTGCACCCTGGCCAGGTAGCGCTGGCGAAAAACGTCGTAGATCGATTTCTGCACCAGCAGGCGTGAGCCGCACAGGCAGATCTCGCCCTGGTTGGCGAAACCCGAGCGCACGATGGTGTCGAGGTTCGCGTCGGAAAGGTCAGCGTCGGCGAACACGATCGCCGGGTTCTTGCCGCCCATTTCCAGCGAAAGCTTCTTGAAGTGGGCAGCGGCGACGCCGGCGATCCGTGCGCCGGTGACCGTGCTGCCGGTGAAGGAGACGGCCTTGACCGCGGGATGTTCGACGATCGCCTGGCCCACGCCCGGGCCGCTGCCATGCACGATGTTCAGCACGCCTGCCGGAAAACCGGCTTCGATGCTCAGTTCACCCAGCAGGGCGGCGGTGCACGGCGTGACTTCCGACGGCTTGGCCACCACCGTGTTGCCCGCGGCCAGCGCCGGTGCGATCTTCCAGGTGAACAGGTACAGCGGCAGGTTCCACGGGCTGATGCAGCCGACCACGCCCAGCGGCTGGCGCAAGGTGTAGTTGATCGCGCCGCTGCCGGGCGCGCCGGTTTCCATCGCGTGCGATTCGCTGCCCCAGCTGATGATCGCCGCGGCAAAGTAGCGGAGGTTGCTGACCGCCCGGGGAATGTCGAGTCGACGCGCCAGACTCAGCGGCTTGCCGCTGTCGCGCGATTCCAGCGCGGCGAATTCTTCCAGGCGCGCCTCGATCAGGTCGGCCAGCCGCTGCAGGTGATGCGCGCGCTGATCGATCGGCGTGTTCGCCCATGCGGGCGCCGCGCGGCCGGCCGCTTCCACCGCGGCGGCGACGTCGCTGGCGTCCGAATCGGGACATTGCATGAAGACCGCGCCGGTGGCGGGTTCGTGCACGTCGAGCCAGGTATCGCGGAGTGGCGCCCGCAGGCGACCGTCGATCAGATTGGCTAGGCGCGGTATGGACATCCGCGCAAGTCTAGAACCAGCCGGCGGTGATTGCACCGGACGCTGGCGTATGCACGGCGTCCCCGGGCGACCTGGCGGATCAGCTCAATGCGCGGGTGCGACCGCCGTCCACGGCAATGCTGACGCCGTTGACGTAGGCGGCAGCAGGGGTGCACAGGAAGGCGATCACCGCCGCCACCTCGCTGGCCTCGCCGAAGCGCCTGGCCGGAATGGTGGCGATCAGGCCTTGGGCAATTTCGTCTTCGCTCTGGCCACTGGCCGCGGCTTTGGCGCCCAGCAGGCTGTCCAGGCGATCGGTGCGGGTGTAGCCAGGCAGCACGTTGTTGACGGTGATGCCATCGGCCGCCAGTTCGCCGGACAGGGTCTTGGCCCAGCCCGCCACCGCGGCACGCACGGTGTTGGATACGCCCAGTCCCGCGATCGGTTCCTTCACCGAGGTGGAGATCACGTTGACGATGCGGCCGTAGCCGCTGCTGCGCATGCCGGGCAGCACCGCCTGCAGCAAGGTCTGGCCGGCCAGCAGGTGCTGGCGGAACGCGGTCTCGAAAGCCGCGGTGGTTGCGCTGCTGGCCGCTCCGCCCGGGGGGCCGCCGCTGTTGTTGATCAGGATGTGCACGGCTGACGTGGTGGCAACTTCCGCGGCGGTGGCCTGCAACGCGGCGGTATCCAGCATGTCCACGCTGCGCCATTGATGCCGCTGCCCGGCGTGGTTGCACGGCAGTTGTCCGGCGAGCTGTTCCAGCCTGTCCGCCGAGCGCGCCAGCAAGGTGACGCTGGCGCCCAGGCCAGCCAGCTCGATGGCGCTGGCGCGGCCGATGCCTTGCGAGGCGCCGCAGACCAGCGCGTGGCGTCCACCCAGATCCAGTTGCATGGTCATTCTCCGCGAGTCAGTGCAGCCACAGACGCATCGCCAGCGCGCCGAGCCAGCAGGCCCAACCCAGCCACTGGCTGTAGCGCCAGATCGCCTGCCAGCGGTTGATCGCCACATCGCCAAGCGCCGGCAGCGCCGGCGAGCGCAGTACCTGCTGCATGCTGGCCCAGGTACGAAAGCCCGAGAGGCGGCCGCCGGCGGCATCGGTGATGACCTGCCAATGCTGCGGGTAGCGCTGGCGCAGGAGCGCGGCGACGCGAAACGGGGCCACGTACGACAGCACGAACAGGCCGACGCCGCAGGCCAGCAGGCCAAGATAGAGGATGATCATGGCGGGCTGCTGTGGCGGCTGGTGTTGTTGCTACTGGCCCAGGGCAGGGGCAGTGCGGTACGCAAGGTGTTCAACACGCCATCGCCCTTCGCGGCCTTCTTGCACACCGCATTGTCGAGCGCCTTCTCATACGTCTTGTTCATCAGGCCGACCCACAAGGTGCCATCCGGGCCGTGCGGAATGCTGAAGCTGCCGGTGGAGTTCATCTGCAGCGAGGCGGCGGTCGAGGTCGAGATCGAGGCGGGCGACTGCTCCCAGTAGGTCTTGCCGGATTGCTGCTCGGCCGAGCTGTAGACCAGCAGGTAGCGCGCCTTCGCGTTGTCGATCTTCAGGCTGCCGAACGCGCCGGTGGTTTCGTCGCTCCAGCCCATGTGCTCGCACAGGCCGATGTCTTCCGAACGCAGTGGCTGGAACGCTTCGTCCAGCAGCACCGCGGTGGGCGCGAACAGGTAGCTGGCGTGCAGCCAGCGGCCGTTCAACTCAGACTTCAGCGCGACCTGGTAGGGCAGCTTCACGCCGATCGGCAGCCGGAAGGCGAGGAAGTAGCTCTGCGTGCCGTTGAGGTTGGCGACCATGCTGCCGCTGCCCAGCACGAATTTCTGCGGTTCCCACGGCAGCGTGCTGCGGTAGGAGAAATCGGCGAAGCTGCTGCAGCAGGGGCTGGCCTGCATCAGCTGCGCCTGCGCCAGCTTCAGCGCGTCGCCGGTGTTCTCCGACGGCGGGCGCAGGTTGGGCGGCAGCAGGGACTTGGCCGTGTGGCAGCCGCCCAGCAGGACGCTGAAAAACAGTGTGGCGATGAGGGCGGGGAGTCGAAGCTGCATGGCGACGGGTTTGCTCAGAATTCCGCCGTGCCGGCGGCGCGGGGGTAGGGGATGGCATCGCGGATGTTGGACAGGCCGCAGATGTAGACCAGCAGGCGCTCGAAGCCGAGGCCGAAGCCGGCATGCGGTACCGTGCCATAACGGCGCAGGTCGCGATACCAGCCGTAGCTGGCCGGGTCGAGGCCGAACTGCACCATGCGCCGATCGAGGTAGTCGAGTCGTTCCTCGCGCTGGCTGCCGCCGATGATCTCGCCGATGCCCGGCGCCAGCACGTCCATCGCCGCCACGGTTTTCTCGTCGTCGTTCAGGCGCATGTAGAAAGCCTTGATCGCCTCGGGGTAGTTCATTACGACCACGGGGCGGCCGATATGTTTCTCGGCCAGGTAGCGCTCGTGCTCGGTCTGCAGGTCGATGCCCCAGGCGACCGGGTATTCGAATTTCTCGCCGGACTTCTTCAGGATCTCGATCGCGTCGGTGTAGTCGATGCGCTCGAAGGGCTTGGCGATGAACGCCTCCATCCGGCTGATCGCGTCCGGTTGCACGCGTTCGGCGAAGAACGCCATGTCGTCGGCGCGTTCGTCCAGCACGGCCTTGAAGATCGCCTTGAGGAAGGCCTCGGCGCAGTCCGCGTCGGCGGTGAGGTCGGCGAACGCGATCTCCGGCTCGACCATCCAGAACTCGGCCAGGTGGCGGGCGGTATTGGAGTTTTCGGCGCGGAAGGTGGGGCCGAAGGTGTACACCTTGCTCATCGCCAGGCAGTACGCCTCGACGTTGAGCTGGCCGGACACGGTGAGGAACGCCTCGCGGCCGAAGAAATCCTTGCGGAAGTCGATCTTGCCGTCGCTCGTGCGCGGCAGGTTGGCCAGGTCCAGGGTGGACAGCCGGAACATGTCGCCGGCGCCCTCGGCGTCGGAGGTGGTGATGATCGGCGTGTTGATCCAGAAAAAGCCCTGCTCGGTGAGATGGCGGTGGATCGCCGTCATCATCGTGTGGCGCACCCGGGTCACCGCGCCGAACAGGTTGGTGCGCGGGCGCAGGTGGGCGACCTCGCGCAGGAATTCCATACTGTGCTGCTTGGGCTGGATCGGATAGGTTTCCGGATCGTCGACCAGGCCGGTGACGATCACCTCGTCCGCCTGCAGTTCGAAGCTCTGGCCCTTGCCCTGAGACGGCACCAGGGTGCCGCTGACGATCACGCCGGCGCCGGCGGTGAGGTGCTTCACCTCGCTCTCGTAGTTGCCCAGGGTGGCCGGCACCACGGCCTGGATCGGATCGAAGCAGGAGCCGTCGGTGACGTTGACGAAGGACAGGCCGGCCTTGGAATCGCGGCGCGTGCGCACCCAGCCACGTACCGTCACCGTGCTGCCGGCGTCGAGCTTGCCGGAAAGAGCCTGCTTCACACTGACCACGGCCATCGGTTGAAACTCCTGCTGCCACGCCGCATCTGGACGTGTAATGGATGAGTGTTCCCTGCGCGCCAGCGCATGGGAGCAAACCGCCATGATAATGTAGCTGCCGCCCGTGCTGCGACTTTCCGGGTCAACTCCGAGGTTCGATCTGCCGTCATGAGCATCACCATCACTTCCGCCGCCAACGAGCGCATGCGCCACTTCCTGGCGGCCACCCCGGCCGCTGCCGGCGTGCGTTTCGGCGTCAAGCGTACCGGCTGCTCCGGCTTCGCCTATGTGGTGGACCTGGCCGAGTCGATGGGCGAGGGGGATCGGGTGGTCGAGGTGGACGGCCTGCCGCTGATCGTCGACGACAAGAGTCTGGCGCTGGTCGATGGCACCGTGATCGACTTCCAGCGGCAGGGCCTGAATGCCAGCTTCGTGTTCCACAACCCGAACGCCACCGGCGCCTGCGGCTGTGGCGAGAGCTTCACGGTCAGCTGAGCCAGGCCAGGGGCTGCGTCTGACTGGCCGGTTCCCGCTCTGCACCCGGCGCCAGCCCTGTTTCATCAATGACTTGCGCCGGCCTCCGCCGGCACCGTACAATTCCGCTTCTGTCCGCACCCCAACAGGTGCCGGCAG
This is a stretch of genomic DNA from Rhodanobacter sp. FDAARGOS 1247. It encodes these proteins:
- a CDS encoding aldehyde dehydrogenase produces the protein MSIPRLANLIDGRLRAPLRDTWLDVHEPATGAVFMQCPDSDASDVAAAVEAAGRAAPAWANTPIDQRAHHLQRLADLIEARLEEFAALESRDSGKPLSLARRLDIPRAVSNLRYFAAAIISWGSESHAMETGAPGSGAINYTLRQPLGVVGCISPWNLPLYLFTWKIAPALAAGNTVVAKPSEVTPCTAALLGELSIEAGFPAGVLNIVHGSGPGVGQAIVEHPAVKAVSFTGSTVTGARIAGVAAAHFKKLSLEMGGKNPAIVFADADLSDANLDTIVRSGFANQGEICLCGSRLLVQKSIYDVFRQRYLARVQALRVGDPDAADSDLGAMVSQAHYDKVLGCIEQARHEGGQVLCGGGALTLPGRCADGWFIAPTVIEGLPSAAQTNQQEIFGPVVCLIPFEDEAEALAIANDSRYGLAASLWTQDLSRAHRMAGQLEFGIVWINCWLLRDLRTPFGGVKQSGVGREGGSEALHFFTEPKNICIAYGALPAPRQDASAQSMESR
- a CDS encoding SDR family NAD(P)-dependent oxidoreductase — its product is MQLDLGGRHALVCGASQGIGRASAIELAGLGASVTLLARSADRLEQLAGQLPCNHAGQRHQWRSVDMLDTAALQATAAEVATTSAVHILINNSGGPPGGAASSATTAAFETAFRQHLLAGQTLLQAVLPGMRSSGYGRIVNVISTSVKEPIAGLGVSNTVRAAVAGWAKTLSGELAADGITVNNVLPGYTRTDRLDSLLGAKAAASGQSEDEIAQGLIATIPARRFGEASEVAAVIAFLCTPAAAYVNGVSIAVDGGRTRALS
- a CDS encoding MalM family protein: MQLRLPALIATLFFSVLLGGCHTAKSLLPPNLRPPSENTGDALKLAQAQLMQASPCCSSFADFSYRSTLPWEPQKFVLGSGSMVANLNGTQSYFLAFRLPIGVKLPYQVALKSELNGRWLHASYLFAPTAVLLDEAFQPLRSEDIGLCEHMGWSDETTGAFGSLKIDNAKARYLLVYSSAEQQSGKTYWEQSPASISTSTAASLQMNSTGSFSIPHGPDGTLWVGLMNKTYEKALDNAVCKKAAKGDGVLNTLRTALPLPWASSNNTSRHSSPP
- the asnS gene encoding asparagine--tRNA ligase is translated as MAVVSVKQALSGKLDAGSTVTVRGWVRTRRDSKAGLSFVNVTDGSCFDPIQAVVPATLGNYESEVKHLTAGAGVIVSGTLVPSQGKGQSFELQADEVIVTGLVDDPETYPIQPKQHSMEFLREVAHLRPRTNLFGAVTRVRHTMMTAIHRHLTEQGFFWINTPIITTSDAEGAGDMFRLSTLDLANLPRTSDGKIDFRKDFFGREAFLTVSGQLNVEAYCLAMSKVYTFGPTFRAENSNTARHLAEFWMVEPEIAFADLTADADCAEAFLKAIFKAVLDERADDMAFFAERVQPDAISRMEAFIAKPFERIDYTDAIEILKKSGEKFEYPVAWGIDLQTEHERYLAEKHIGRPVVVMNYPEAIKAFYMRLNDDEKTVAAMDVLAPGIGEIIGGSQREERLDYLDRRMVQFGLDPASYGWYRDLRRYGTVPHAGFGLGFERLLVYICGLSNIRDAIPYPRAAGTAEF
- a CDS encoding iron-sulfur cluster assembly accessory protein, translating into MSITITSAANERMRHFLAATPAAAGVRFGVKRTGCSGFAYVVDLAESMGEGDRVVEVDGLPLIVDDKSLALVDGTVIDFQRQGLNASFVFHNPNATGACGCGESFTVS